Proteins found in one Wenzhouxiangella sp. XN201 genomic segment:
- a CDS encoding phenylphosphate carboxylase subunit delta, with protein sequence MSIGDDLLERAGKVRLAVFDVDGVMTDGRIGYTDDGREFKTFHTRDGLGIKGLISNDIEVAIITARQSAIVDRRADELGLTHVIQGREDKARALDELLERTGLHGGDLAYTGDDLVDWPAMRACGLKCAPADASLWLRQRADFITTRPGGHGAVREVCELILQGHGLLEAWQGRFV encoded by the coding sequence ATGAGCATTGGCGATGACCTGCTTGAACGCGCCGGCAAAGTCCGCCTGGCGGTATTCGACGTCGACGGGGTGATGACCGACGGCCGCATCGGCTATACCGACGACGGCCGTGAGTTCAAGACCTTCCACACCCGCGACGGGCTCGGCATCAAGGGCCTGATCAGCAACGACATCGAAGTGGCCATCATCACTGCGCGGCAGTCGGCCATCGTCGACCGCCGCGCTGATGAACTGGGCCTGACCCACGTCATCCAGGGCCGCGAGGACAAGGCCCGGGCACTGGACGAATTACTCGAGCGCACCGGACTTCATGGCGGCGATCTGGCCTACACCGGCGATGACCTGGTCGATTGGCCGGCGATGCGCGCGTGCGGCCTCAAGTGTGCGCCCGCCGACGCCAGCCTGTGGCTACGTCAGCGGGCGGATTTCATCACCACCCGGCCCGGCGGCCACGGCGCCGTGCGCGAGGTCTGCGAACTCATCCTCCAGGGGCATGGCCTGCTGGAGGCCTGGCAGGGTCGCTTCGTGTGA
- the raiA gene encoding ribosome-associated translation inhibitor RaiA, producing the protein MQLEVSGQNVEITQALRAYVAEKTERLERHFDHLISAHFVLHLEKLVHTAEGTISVGGRTNPIHADAAAEDMYAAIDALIDKLDRQVRRHKDKVTDHRATRPAEAG; encoded by the coding sequence ATGCAACTCGAAGTCAGCGGACAGAATGTTGAAATCACCCAGGCCCTGCGGGCCTACGTGGCCGAGAAGACCGAACGCCTGGAACGCCACTTCGACCACCTGATTTCAGCACACTTCGTGCTTCACCTCGAAAAACTCGTGCATACCGCCGAAGGCACGATCAGCGTTGGTGGCCGGACCAATCCAATCCATGCCGACGCTGCGGCAGAAGACATGTATGCGGCCATCGACGCCCTCATCGACAAACTCGATCGCCAGGTCCGCCGGCACAAGGACAAGGTCACCGATCACCGCGCCACGAGGCCGGCCGAGGCCGGCTAG
- the lptC gene encoding LPS export ABC transporter periplasmic protein LptC → MTWRIVLTACLALILALGIRWLMPTDRSATPPTSVPDTRFDYTLTEFSARFRDADNRVELVLAGPRLEHVWAERVARVEAPEFHIEPEGADWRGSAANARVLRDQEVLILEGDIELIHRARHGELRVRTERLRYDRRTRILSADTPVEITQAGSILQSGGLKIELDNNLLELTDGVQGEFEPDTSDDMAADDAGDDGGNGG, encoded by the coding sequence GTGACCTGGCGGATCGTGCTCACCGCCTGCCTGGCGCTGATCCTGGCACTGGGCATTCGCTGGCTGATGCCGACCGACCGCAGCGCCACCCCACCGACCAGCGTCCCCGACACGCGCTTCGACTACACCCTGACCGAATTCTCGGCGCGTTTTCGCGATGCCGACAACCGGGTCGAGCTGGTGCTGGCGGGACCGCGTCTGGAGCATGTCTGGGCCGAACGCGTGGCGCGGGTAGAAGCCCCTGAGTTTCACATCGAGCCCGAGGGCGCGGACTGGCGCGGCAGCGCCGCCAATGCCCGTGTGCTGCGCGATCAGGAAGTACTGATTCTCGAAGGCGACATCGAGCTCATCCACCGCGCCAGGCACGGCGAGCTCAGGGTCCGCACCGAGCGCCTGCGCTACGATCGCCGCACGCGTATACTTTCCGCCGATACCCCCGTTGAAATCACGCAGGCTGGATCGATTCTGCAATCGGGCGGTCTCAAGATCGAGCTGGACAACAATCTTCTGGAACTGACCGATGGTGTACAAGGCGAATTTGAGCCGGATACGAGCGACGATATGGCTGCCGATGATGCTGGCGATGATGGTGGCAACGGCGGCTGA
- the lptB gene encoding LPS export ABC transporter ATP-binding protein, producing MLIAEQLAKRYRGRAVVHGMSLQVDTGEVVGLLGPNGAGKTTCFYMVVGLVAADGGRIVLDDRDITRTSMNQRARFGLGYLPQEASIFRRLSVAENIMAVLELRQDLDRNGRRQELERLMEEFGIAHLSDQSGISLSGGERRRVEIARALATNPSYMLLDEPFAGVDPISVGEIQQIVRHLTERDIGILITDHNVRETLGICDRAYIISEGRLLIHGSPAEVMADDNVRDVYLGREFRL from the coding sequence GTGCTGATCGCCGAGCAACTGGCCAAGCGCTACCGCGGGCGCGCCGTGGTCCATGGCATGTCCCTGCAGGTCGACACCGGCGAGGTCGTCGGCCTGCTCGGGCCCAACGGCGCCGGCAAGACCACCTGCTTCTACATGGTCGTCGGCCTGGTCGCCGCCGACGGTGGCCGCATCGTTCTCGACGACCGCGACATCACCCGCACCAGCATGAATCAGCGTGCCCGCTTCGGACTGGGCTACCTGCCGCAGGAAGCCTCGATTTTCCGCCGGCTTTCGGTGGCTGAAAACATCATGGCCGTGCTCGAATTGCGCCAGGACCTCGACCGCAACGGCCGGCGGCAGGAGCTCGAACGGCTGATGGAAGAGTTCGGCATCGCCCACCTCTCGGACCAGTCCGGGATCAGCCTGTCGGGCGGTGAACGGCGCCGTGTCGAAATTGCCCGCGCGCTGGCGACCAACCCCTCCTACATGCTGCTCGACGAACCCTTTGCCGGCGTCGATCCGATTTCGGTCGGCGAGATACAGCAGATCGTGCGCCATCTCACCGAGCGCGATATCGGCATCCTGATCACCGACCACAACGTGCGCGAGACCCTCGGCATCTGCGACCGCGCCTACATCATCAGCGAGGGCCGCCTGCTCATCCACGGCAGCCCCGCCGAGGTGATGGCCGACGACAACGTCCGCGATGTCTACCTGGGACGCGAATTCCGACTGTAG
- the lptA gene encoding lipopolysaccharide transport periplasmic protein LptA — protein MMLAMMVATAAEAQFEGRISIDAEDATYDHERGATHLRDNVRITRGSLEVTADEGFSYRGDNGLQRVELFGEPVRWQALTEDGTETTGHADQVVYDLLARTVTLIGNAYIEEPRGTFSGSELVYNLDTQKTEGRGGIQMTVEPEAIGEDDEDPPEPD, from the coding sequence ATGATGCTGGCGATGATGGTGGCAACGGCGGCTGAAGCCCAGTTCGAGGGTCGCATCAGCATCGACGCGGAAGACGCCACCTACGACCACGAGCGCGGAGCCACTCACCTGCGCGACAACGTGCGCATCACCCGCGGCAGCTTGGAAGTCACGGCCGACGAAGGCTTCAGCTATCGTGGCGACAACGGCCTGCAACGCGTCGAGTTGTTCGGCGAACCGGTCCGCTGGCAGGCCCTGACCGAAGACGGCACGGAAACCACCGGCCATGCCGACCAGGTCGTTTACGATCTGCTCGCACGCACCGTCACCCTGATCGGCAACGCCTATATCGAAGAGCCGCGCGGCACCTTTTCCGGCAGCGAGTTGGTCTACAACCTCGACACCCAGAAAACCGAGGGTCGCGGCGGCATTCAGATGACCGTCGAGCCCGAAGCCATCGGGGAAGACGACGAAGACCCGCCGGAGCCGGACTGA
- a CDS encoding RNA polymerase factor sigma-54, whose amino-acid sequence MKQGARLQLKLGQKLKLAPQLRQAIALLQLNRIELRQTVREALNTNPLLERTEDTGEDTGETGDESDFDSEVDYEEDYGFDDLPDGYSITSGPAPNYDEFISDRADESLQQHLLWQVNLSGFSETDEAIARAIIYALDEEGYLQDDLATLRASLAPEYLVSIEEVAAVLERIQHFEPIGVASRSVGESLLVQLRAMPSNTHALGLACHLVEHHLETLGRQDIKRLVQTTGVGEAEIHAALDVIRRCNPHPCSRFGSDDENYLVPDVYVHPAEDGWRVTLNPDNDPGLRLNDLYVRMARQAKGQDKKYLNDRLQEARWLISGLEMRNQTLLAVTRAIVEHQQEFFREGETGLKPLLQREVAEAVGVHESTVSRATTQKYAHTPRGTFELKFFFSVGIDTSDGQQVAATAVKARVRKLISEELPGQPLSDQALADHLAESGIKLARRTVAKYREQLGIPGSAQRRRAARLHAG is encoded by the coding sequence ATGAAACAGGGTGCCCGTCTCCAGCTCAAGCTGGGCCAGAAGCTCAAGCTGGCACCCCAGCTGCGTCAAGCCATCGCATTGTTGCAACTCAACCGCATCGAACTGCGGCAAACAGTTCGCGAAGCACTCAATACCAACCCGCTGCTGGAACGGACCGAGGATACGGGCGAGGATACGGGCGAAACCGGCGACGAGAGCGACTTCGACAGCGAGGTCGACTACGAAGAGGACTACGGCTTCGACGACCTGCCGGACGGCTATTCGATCACTTCCGGCCCGGCGCCCAACTACGACGAATTCATCAGCGACCGTGCCGACGAATCGCTGCAGCAGCACCTGCTCTGGCAGGTCAACCTGTCGGGTTTCAGCGAAACCGACGAGGCCATAGCCCGTGCCATCATCTACGCGCTCGACGAAGAGGGCTACCTGCAGGACGACCTGGCCACGCTGCGCGCCTCGCTGGCGCCGGAGTACCTGGTCAGCATCGAGGAAGTGGCCGCGGTGCTGGAACGCATCCAGCACTTCGAACCGATTGGTGTCGCCAGCCGGAGCGTGGGTGAAAGCCTGCTGGTGCAGTTGCGGGCCATGCCCTCGAACACGCATGCACTGGGCCTGGCCTGTCACCTGGTCGAACACCACCTGGAGACGCTGGGGCGGCAGGACATCAAGCGCCTGGTGCAAACCACCGGCGTCGGCGAGGCCGAGATTCACGCCGCCCTCGATGTCATCCGGCGCTGCAACCCGCACCCTTGCTCGCGCTTCGGCAGCGACGACGAGAACTACCTGGTGCCCGATGTCTACGTCCACCCGGCCGAAGACGGCTGGCGCGTGACCCTCAATCCGGACAATGACCCGGGCCTGCGATTGAATGATCTCTACGTGCGCATGGCTCGCCAGGCCAAAGGCCAGGACAAGAAGTATCTCAACGACCGGCTGCAGGAAGCCCGCTGGCTGATCAGCGGCCTGGAGATGCGCAATCAGACCCTGCTGGCGGTGACTCGCGCGATCGTCGAACACCAGCAGGAGTTTTTTCGCGAGGGCGAAACCGGACTCAAACCGCTACTGCAGCGGGAGGTGGCTGAAGCGGTCGGTGTCCACGAATCGACGGTGTCACGCGCCACGACCCAGAAATATGCCCATACGCCGCGCGGTACCTTCGAACTCAAGTTCTTTTTCTCGGTCGGCATCGACACCAGCGACGGCCAACAGGTGGCCGCCACCGCGGTCAAGGCCCGCGTGCGCAAGCTGATCAGTGAGGAACTTCCCGGCCAGCCGTTGTCCGACCAGGCATTGGCCGACCACCTCGCCGAATCCGGCATCAAGCTGGCGCGGCGAACGGTCGCCAAGTACCGCGAACAGCTCGGGATACCGGGCTCCGCCCAGCGTCGGCGGGCGGCACGCCTGCATGCAGGCTGA